The following coding sequences lie in one Candidatus Methanomethylophilaceae archaeon genomic window:
- the rpl12p gene encoding 50S ribosomal protein P1 produces the protein MEYIYSAMVLYSAGKDITEDAIKAILTAAGVEADAAKIKALVASLEGVDIKEAIASAAFAAPAAGAAAPAAGAAAAAPAAAAADEPEEETVSEEDAAAGLGALFGF, from the coding sequence ATGGAGTACATTTACAGCGCAATGGTGCTTTACTCTGCCGGCAAGGACATCACCGAGGATGCCATCAAAGCAATCCTCACTGCCGCCGGAGTCGAAGCCGACGCAGCCAAGATCAAAGCTCTCGTTGCATCTCTCGAGGGAGTCGACATCAAAGAGGCTATCGCAAGCGCAGCCTTCGCCGCGCCCGCAGCCGGTGCCGCCGCCCCCGCCGCCGGAGCAGCAGCCGCCGCACCCGCAGCAGCAGCCGCCGACGAGCCCGAAGAGGAGACTGTGAGCGAAGAGGACGCGGCAGCTGGCCTTGGCGCACTGTTCGGATTCTGA
- a CDS encoding transcription elongation factor Spt5 — MDFDEDFEDLEEEFKSSEEASEAPAPIGGIFSTEDERVKKVSAGSIVNWEFVASPKTSPTALTFSVVYGRDDAPEWEVSLSDGSAEIWNSAVTGEAQISVDNPKRFYLSAECPSGVRYGDSVRIEIKAKSSASADSMDFEAVAKQSIMILKTQIDQEKSVADTLNAKAHLGEKDIYAILSPQGLRGYVFVEGMNTERLLEKTKEIKKARKFIEGETSIEDIEPYLTPASPVIGISEGDIVELVSGPFKGEKARVQKIDQDKEEITVELIEAMVPIPITVKADSVRVIESQNH; from the coding sequence ATGGACTTCGACGAGGATTTTGAGGATCTCGAAGAGGAGTTCAAGTCCAGCGAGGAGGCGTCCGAAGCCCCCGCACCTATCGGCGGCATATTCTCCACCGAAGATGAGCGCGTCAAGAAAGTGTCCGCCGGAAGCATCGTCAATTGGGAGTTCGTAGCCTCTCCCAAGACGTCGCCTACGGCCCTTACGTTCTCAGTCGTTTACGGACGTGACGATGCCCCCGAATGGGAGGTTTCGCTCAGCGACGGTTCCGCGGAGATATGGAACAGCGCGGTGACCGGCGAGGCCCAGATCTCGGTAGACAATCCCAAGAGGTTCTATCTGAGCGCCGAGTGCCCCAGCGGAGTGAGATATGGCGATTCCGTGAGGATCGAGATAAAAGCCAAATCTTCCGCCAGCGCGGATTCGATGGATTTCGAAGCCGTCGCAAAACAGTCCATAATGATCCTGAAGACCCAGATAGACCAGGAGAAGAGCGTTGCGGACACCCTCAACGCCAAAGCCCATCTCGGTGAGAAGGACATCTATGCGATTCTGAGCCCCCAGGGACTCAGAGGATATGTGTTCGTCGAAGGCATGAACACGGAACGTCTCCTCGAGAAGACCAAGGAAATCAAAAAAGCCAGGAAATTCATCGAAGGAGAAACGTCGATAGAGGACATCGAGCCGTACCTCACCCCCGCGTCCCCTGTCATCGGCATTTCAGAGGGAGACATCGTCGAACTCGTCAGCGGACCCTTCAAGGGTGAGAAGGCAAGGGTCCAGAAGATTGACCAGGACAAAGAGGAGATCACTGTTGAGCTCATCGAAGCCATGGTCCCGATACCCATCACCGTCAAAGCGGACAGCGTTAGGGTCATCGAAAGTCAGAATCACTAA
- a CDS encoding protein translocase SEC61 complex subunit gamma — translation MAEDNSAVQAFSEEMESKARGFGKGKYGKILKTAHTPTREEHKKTMMITALGIILIGALGFAIWWLMTYLPKYF, via the coding sequence ATGGCTGAAGATAACTCGGCAGTGCAGGCTTTTTCCGAAGAGATGGAATCGAAAGCGCGTGGCTTCGGAAAGGGGAAGTATGGGAAGATCCTCAAGACCGCCCATACTCCGACCAGGGAAGAGCATAAAAAAACTATGATGATCACCGCATTGGGTATCATACTGATTGGTGCCCTTGGGTTCGCCATCTGGTGGCTTATGACGTATCTGCCTAAGTACTTCTGA
- a CDS encoding 50S ribosomal protein L10 — protein MAHVATWKKDMVSELVQDMREYPVVAVVDMEGIPGQQIQAMRAGLRNHAKVKMTKDKLMFLALDEMAKEKPGIEKLKEAVHGQCAIVTTDIDSFKLFKKLESTKTAAPAKEGQLAPYDIVVHKGPTPFGPGPIIGELQKIGIPAAVEAGKIAVRKDTTLVKEGEPISGPIAAMLPKLEILPMVVGMDLRAAYEDGVIYKRDVLDIPEDYYSNMFATAAHDALALGVSIAFPTKDTIVPLIAKAYRESIGLSLEAAIPTKENIDKLLAKADAQMLALAATCGYTNDAIAARASSAAAAAPAAPVESAASAPAESAEEDDTEVSEEEAAAGLGALFDL, from the coding sequence ATGGCACACGTCGCAACTTGGAAGAAGGACATGGTAAGCGAGCTGGTACAGGATATGCGCGAGTACCCCGTCGTCGCTGTCGTCGACATGGAGGGTATTCCCGGACAGCAGATCCAAGCCATGAGGGCCGGACTCAGAAACCACGCCAAAGTCAAGATGACCAAGGACAAACTCATGTTCCTTGCTCTCGACGAGATGGCAAAGGAGAAGCCCGGCATCGAAAAGCTCAAGGAAGCTGTCCACGGTCAGTGTGCGATTGTCACTACCGACATCGATTCGTTCAAGCTCTTCAAAAAGCTCGAGTCGACCAAGACCGCCGCTCCCGCAAAGGAGGGGCAGCTCGCACCCTACGATATCGTTGTACACAAAGGACCGACTCCCTTCGGACCTGGCCCGATTATCGGTGAACTTCAGAAAATAGGCATACCTGCCGCTGTTGAGGCAGGAAAGATAGCAGTCAGGAAGGACACGACTCTCGTCAAAGAGGGAGAGCCCATATCCGGCCCCATCGCCGCGATGCTCCCCAAACTGGAGATCCTTCCCATGGTCGTAGGTATGGACCTCAGGGCCGCCTACGAAGATGGGGTCATCTACAAGAGGGACGTCCTGGACATACCCGAAGACTACTATTCCAACATGTTCGCTACGGCCGCTCACGACGCGCTTGCGCTCGGCGTATCGATCGCGTTCCCCACGAAGGACACTATCGTGCCGCTCATCGCAAAGGCGTACAGAGAGAGCATCGGACTTTCTCTCGAGGCCGCGATACCCACCAAAGAAAACATCGACAAGCTCTTGGCAAAGGCAGACGCTCAGATGCTCGCCTTGGCCGCAACATGCGGATACACTAACGACGCCATCGCAGCGAGGGCAAGCTCTGCTGCAGCAGCGGCTCCTGCCGCACCCGTCGAGTCCGCAGCCTCCGCACCCGCCGAGAGCGCAGAAGAAGACGACACCGAGGTCAGCGAGGAAGAAGCCGCTGCAGGACTCGGTGCATTGTTCGATCTGTAA
- a CDS encoding GMP synthase subunit A — translation MKVYVIDNGGQWTHREWRVLRYLKVDTKIVPNTAPFEDIADADGIILSGGAPSVATDGGRLGNCGEFLDRADFPVLGICAGMQLICEHFGGKLGPGSVPEFGGVTIDVRSHDDIFRGLPDRFKVWASHNDEVKVVPEGFEVIASSDTCPHEAVRSVDRPIYGVQFHPEVEDSEYGVDVFRNFLKIIEERKNRGRSRSLPTFCFMAVSGHPRPELPLSSGGSLFPAG, via the coding sequence ATGAAAGTGTATGTGATCGACAACGGTGGCCAGTGGACCCACCGCGAATGGCGCGTTCTCAGGTATCTCAAAGTCGATACCAAGATCGTCCCGAACACCGCGCCGTTCGAAGACATAGCCGATGCTGATGGGATAATCCTCTCCGGCGGGGCCCCTTCAGTCGCCACCGACGGCGGGCGCCTCGGGAACTGCGGCGAATTCCTGGACAGAGCCGATTTCCCGGTCCTCGGGATATGCGCCGGCATGCAGCTGATCTGCGAGCATTTCGGCGGGAAACTCGGCCCCGGAAGCGTCCCGGAATTCGGCGGGGTCACCATCGACGTGAGGTCCCACGACGATATTTTCAGGGGGCTCCCAGACAGATTCAAGGTGTGGGCATCCCACAACGATGAGGTGAAGGTCGTCCCCGAAGGCTTCGAGGTCATCGCCTCCTCCGATACGTGCCCGCACGAGGCCGTGAGGTCCGTAGACCGTCCCATATACGGCGTTCAGTTCCACCCGGAGGTCGAGGACTCCGAATACGGGGTGGATGTCTTTAGGAATTTCCTTAAAATTATAGAAGAGCGGAAAAACCGAGGGCGGAGCCGATCTCTGCCCACTTTTTGTTTTATGGCGGTATCCGGCCATCCAAGGCCGGAATTACCGCTCAGTTCTGGCGGCTCATTGTTTCCAGCTGGCTGA
- a CDS encoding 50S ribosomal protein L11 — protein MVDTVEAMVDGGKATAGPPLGPALGPKGVNIGQVIAKINEKTKAFAGMKVPVKVLINSDKTFDIKVGTPPMSALIKGELGVSSGAHNARTEKVGNLTLDQAKKIADMKQDDLLGADLKARVLEVAGNCVSVGVTIDGKNPKDFTAAVKAGEYDDKF, from the coding sequence ATGGTAGATACTGTTGAGGCAATGGTTGATGGAGGCAAGGCCACCGCAGGCCCGCCTCTCGGTCCCGCCCTGGGCCCTAAAGGCGTGAACATCGGGCAGGTCATCGCTAAGATCAATGAGAAGACGAAAGCTTTCGCCGGGATGAAGGTTCCTGTAAAGGTGCTCATCAACAGCGACAAAACTTTCGACATCAAAGTCGGAACCCCTCCGATGTCCGCCCTGATCAAGGGAGAGCTCGGAGTATCTTCCGGGGCCCACAACGCAAGGACTGAGAAGGTCGGAAACCTCACTCTCGATCAGGCGAAGAAGATCGCCGACATGAAGCAGGACGACCTCCTCGGAGCCGATCTCAAGGCAAGGGTCCTCGAGGTCGCGGGCAATTGCGTTTCCGTCGGAGTCACCATCGACGGAAAGAACCCCAAGGACTTCACCGCCGCCGTCAAAGCCGGCGAGTATGACGACAAGTTCTGA
- a CDS encoding 50S ribosomal protein L1: MAEKPTVMAVQKALDSAKKRNFTETVELAINLVDVDLTIPKNRITEDIILPNGRGKPVKICVIGGGELALKAKDVADRVITPEELGEIAGDKKQAKRIANETDYFIAEAPLMAVVGKRLGTVLGPRGKMPKPIAPGADPAPMIEGLRKSVTIRTKDRKTFHAPVGTVNMSAEEIADNVDLILKRVEAHLEKGKHNIASAYVKTTMGPSEKIAL; encoded by the coding sequence TTGGCAGAAAAACCAACCGTAATGGCTGTGCAGAAAGCACTGGACAGTGCGAAGAAGCGCAATTTTACTGAAACGGTTGAGTTGGCTATCAATCTCGTTGATGTTGACCTGACTATCCCGAAGAACCGTATCACCGAGGATATCATCCTCCCGAACGGACGCGGGAAGCCGGTCAAGATCTGCGTGATTGGTGGTGGCGAACTTGCCTTGAAAGCCAAGGACGTGGCTGACCGCGTCATCACCCCCGAAGAGCTCGGGGAGATCGCGGGCGACAAGAAACAGGCCAAGAGGATCGCCAACGAAACCGACTACTTCATCGCCGAAGCGCCTTTGATGGCTGTCGTAGGTAAGAGGCTCGGTACCGTTCTCGGTCCCCGCGGAAAGATGCCTAAGCCCATCGCTCCGGGAGCAGATCCCGCCCCGATGATCGAAGGTCTCCGCAAGTCTGTGACCATCAGGACGAAAGACAGGAAGACCTTCCACGCACCCGTCGGAACGGTCAACATGAGCGCGGAAGAGATCGCGGACAACGTCGATCTCATCCTCAAGCGTGTCGAAGCCCACCTCGAGAAGGGAAAGCACAACATCGCTTCCGCTTATGTCAAGACCACGATGGGTCCATCGGAGAAGATCGCTTTGTAA
- the guaA gene encoding glutamine-hydrolyzing GMP synthase subunit GuaA, which translates to MLGADDFIEDTLRTAAEKIPGKAVIACSGGVDSMVAAVLVSKAIGDRLLAVYVDNGLMRKGETEEVRGMLSEMGINYRIVDAGDEFFAALKGITDPEEKRKAIGERFIRVFEREAKDFGADTLVQGTIAPDWIESGDGVRDTIKSHHNVGGLPKDLGMSLYEPLRDLYKDEVRDLARMLGVKSSERQPFPGPALAVRCLGEVTREDIEIVREACFIVEDEIMTASVAGKMDMPWQYFAVLLPSKSVGVQGDRRAYGRTIAVRAVSSVDGMTATYSKIPMEVLDSISTRITNTMKNSVNRVVYDITSKPPATIEWE; encoded by the coding sequence ATGTTGGGTGCCGATGATTTCATCGAGGACACTCTACGCACCGCCGCAGAGAAGATACCTGGGAAAGCAGTGATCGCCTGCTCCGGAGGCGTGGACAGCATGGTCGCCGCCGTGCTCGTGAGCAAAGCGATAGGGGACAGGCTGCTGGCGGTCTACGTCGACAACGGCCTGATGAGGAAGGGAGAGACCGAAGAAGTCCGCGGCATGCTGTCCGAAATGGGCATCAATTACAGGATAGTGGATGCCGGCGACGAGTTCTTCGCCGCCTTGAAAGGGATTACGGACCCGGAAGAGAAGAGGAAGGCCATCGGCGAGAGGTTCATACGCGTTTTCGAGAGGGAAGCCAAGGATTTCGGCGCCGACACTCTCGTCCAAGGCACCATCGCCCCTGACTGGATAGAAAGCGGCGACGGCGTCAGAGACACGATAAAATCGCATCACAACGTCGGAGGGCTCCCCAAAGATCTGGGGATGAGCCTGTATGAGCCTCTGAGGGACCTGTACAAGGATGAGGTCCGCGACCTCGCCAGGATGCTTGGCGTCAAATCTTCGGAGAGGCAGCCGTTCCCCGGACCTGCGCTCGCGGTCAGATGCTTGGGCGAAGTCACAAGGGAAGACATAGAGATCGTCCGGGAAGCGTGCTTCATCGTCGAGGACGAGATCATGACAGCTTCCGTGGCCGGGAAGATGGACATGCCATGGCAATACTTCGCGGTGCTTCTTCCGTCCAAATCGGTAGGGGTCCAGGGGGACAGGAGGGCATACGGCCGCACAATCGCGGTACGCGCCGTATCCTCGGTGGACGGGATGACTGCCACGTATTCCAAGATCCCGATGGAAGTTCTAGATTCCATCTCCACGCGCATCACCAACACCATGAAGAATTCGGTCAACCGCGTGGTATACGACATAACCAGCAAGCCTCCCGCGACCATAGAGTGGGAATGA
- the purE gene encoding 5-(carboxyamino)imidazole ribonucleotide mutase yields the protein MSKVSIIMGSKSDLPVAEKSMAMLKKFGIQFDIAVASAHRTPGRVEELVKSSGSDVFIAIAGLSAALPGAVASYTVRPVIGVPVSGPVNMDSLLSIVQMPPGIPVAAVGLDRGDNAAVLAAEIIATRDPEVRAKLCEYRLEQARKVIADSEKVAADVGCR from the coding sequence ATGTCCAAGGTATCCATAATCATGGGAAGCAAGAGCGATCTCCCGGTGGCCGAGAAATCGATGGCCATGCTGAAGAAATTCGGCATACAGTTCGACATAGCCGTGGCCTCGGCGCACAGGACCCCTGGGAGGGTGGAGGAGCTCGTGAAAAGCAGCGGCTCCGATGTTTTCATAGCGATCGCAGGGCTGTCAGCGGCTCTTCCCGGCGCAGTCGCTTCATATACCGTCAGGCCGGTCATCGGCGTGCCTGTCAGCGGTCCCGTGAACATGGATTCGTTGCTGTCAATCGTTCAGATGCCTCCGGGAATCCCCGTTGCCGCCGTCGGTCTGGATAGAGGCGACAATGCCGCGGTCCTTGCGGCGGAAATAATCGCCACCAGGGATCCGGAAGTCAGGGCGAAACTCTGCGAATATAGGTTGGAGCAGGCCAGAAAAGTGATTGCCGACTCCGAGAAGGTGGCAGCCGATGTTGGGTGCCGATGA
- a CDS encoding UPF0147 family protein: MVVAASDDMKHVTDYLDYLAEDTSIPRNIRKGASDAKARLLDTKEPMDIRATSAIVILEDLANDPNIPLQGRTIIWQAISQLETMSRQN, from the coding sequence ATGGTAGTAGCGGCATCAGACGATATGAAACACGTAACCGATTACCTTGACTATCTCGCGGAAGACACATCCATCCCGAGAAACATCAGAAAAGGCGCTTCGGACGCCAAGGCAAGGCTTCTGGACACGAAAGAGCCCATGGACATCCGCGCAACAAGCGCGATCGTCATCCTTGAGGACCTTGCCAACGACCCCAACATTCCCCTTCAGGGCAGGACCATAATCTGGCAGGCCATCAGCCAGCTGGAAACAATGAGCCGCCAGAACTGA